The Methanofollis sp. UBA420 genome contains a region encoding:
- a CDS encoding chemotaxis protein CheD: MVEFQPIGVNARVIGIGEYCVGSGPMTTIGLGSCIALILHNERLSIGGMAHVMLPESKGHRDRPGKFADTAVAVLLEGMEAQGSRNGSLTAKLVGGANMFGFNDNNLNIGDRNIKAVHMSLQEHRIPVISEDVGGKVGRSVLYFPQNHGTITVRKASGTCTEM, from the coding sequence ATGGTCGAATTTCAGCCTATCGGTGTGAATGCGCGGGTTATCGGGATTGGGGAGTACTGTGTGGGCAGCGGGCCGATGACCACCATCGGTCTTGGTTCGTGCATCGCCCTGATCCTCCATAATGAGCGTCTTTCTATCGGTGGCATGGCGCATGTCATGCTGCCTGAAAGCAAAGGCCACAGGGACAGGCCGGGAAAGTTTGCGGATACGGCTGTCGCCGTCCTTCTCGAAGGAATGGAAGCACAGGGGTCGAGGAACGGGTCGCTCACGGCAAAACTGGTGGGTGGAGCCAATATGTTCGGGTTCAATGACAATAACCTGAATATTGGGGACAGGAATATCAAGGCTGTCCATATGTCCCTGCAGGAACACCGCATCCCGGTCATCTCCGAGGATGTCGGCGGGAAGGTGGGGCGGTCGGTGCTGTACTTCCCGCAGAACCACGGAACGATCACGGTCAGAAAGGCGAGCGGGACATGCACCGAGATGTAA
- a CDS encoding protein-glutamate O-methyltransferase CheR, giving the protein MDDFASLNRTIERIVGIRTSQYKEDYIKRRVLSRMRISGNETFDEYHRYLISHEGEKEDLRNALTINVTEFFRDTEVFTAVGQKLLPELLKKKTRIRIWCAGCSTGEEAYTYAMLVRDLTLTHEIDCTIIATDIDKIVLEKAKQGIYEGRSLKNMTESQIKRHFTHREDGKYEVKPEVKALVRFSNHDLMSGAPAARFLDLVSCRNVTIYFNEQQKTDLALLFHSSLGQGGYYVMGKTEYLGRDVEHLFTPFDSLQKIYVKA; this is encoded by the coding sequence ATGGACGACTTTGCCTCACTCAACAGGACCATCGAACGTATCGTCGGCATACGGACATCGCAGTACAAGGAAGACTACATCAAGCGGAGAGTGCTCTCGCGGATGCGCATCTCGGGGAACGAGACCTTCGACGAGTACCACCGCTACCTGATCTCCCACGAAGGAGAAAAGGAGGACCTGAGAAACGCCCTCACCATCAACGTCACCGAGTTCTTCCGTGACACGGAGGTCTTCACGGCCGTCGGGCAGAAATTGCTCCCCGAACTCCTGAAGAAAAAAACCCGGATCAGGATCTGGTGCGCCGGGTGCTCGACAGGGGAGGAGGCCTACACCTATGCGATGCTTGTGCGGGACCTCACCCTCACCCATGAGATCGACTGCACGATCATCGCCACGGATATCGACAAAATCGTGCTGGAAAAAGCAAAACAGGGTATATACGAGGGACGGTCCCTGAAAAACATGACAGAGTCGCAGATAAAGCGGCACTTCACCCACAGGGAAGACGGGAAATACGAGGTGAAGCCAGAGGTGAAGGCCCTTGTCAGGTTTTCAAACCATGACCTGATGTCGGGCGCCCCGGCCGCGCGGTTTCTGGACCTGGTCTCCTGCAGGAACGTGACCATCTACTTCAACGAACAACAGAAGACCGACCTTGCCCTCCTCTTCCACAGCTCCCTCGGGCAGGGCGGATATTATGTGATGGGCAAGACAGAGTATCTCGGTCGGGACGTCGAACACCTCTTCACGCCGTTCGACTCCCTCCAGAAGATCTATGTCAAGGCCTGA
- a CDS encoding methyl-accepting chemotaxis protein: protein MALFAAPSAIIGTDSDQTEETGQQIGESLQPILDALNSALAGDTSVSLKGKEIPESLSELGTAVEAAIAHIHDSEIENEKIQKERQAEIAKVRKESDAEIEKARKEHEAAVARLHTVEEETGKVQKERDEEIEEARKEHEAEIKKVREEHETAVARLHEVEGEIEKVRNEHETEIETVRKERAEILDGKNALEAGMKVIFGENPMPMVLVDRDLKALDLNDAYCTLMGDTRDHLLRGTGRKIAIKHLSGEDNDTVFYRGKKTRSLLEVTVGEAKKIVEEYGIPIAGRTGRTEKALFVFYDMTETKNAEANLKEEMAKIKDLQIRSQTIVDENPMPILLLNPKFDVVAANEAYASMAGIRKDTLIGMSARSFRVLDQKGEGLKGAIQKKKRCYGEVTVELPSGVHILEQYGIPIYGGTGNLTDLIVVYNDITERRKEEETIKALMTEAEERAEQFEKSARDLGEVMAQVAQGDISQEAAIGDGDLLARVKEDYNSSLAKFREILGDVNSAVAVVASTSRDTSRGAADIGKATEQVALATQQSSESTRSLLQEIEEIRQQVTDLSASIEEIAGTTQEVMNQAVASSEAGREGAEIGKVACKKMEVASTISEQSVSEINDLNTKMHEITKIIKLINEISNQTNLLALNAAIEAARAGEHGRGFSVVAGEIRNLAGDSKHASEHIEDLIASIQKDSEKTAASMRSSHKEIQDGIESVNAAIAALAKIGAEIDAAARTVTEITRATDAQAQATNTVMEMIVRASENTKENLSRVEDMAALAEEVSASTQEVGSAAQALTGLSSDLKKKMDHFTIN, encoded by the coding sequence ATGGCATTGTTTGCCGCTCCGTCGGCAATAATCGGTACAGACAGCGACCAGACCGAGGAGACAGGGCAGCAGATCGGCGAGAGTCTCCAGCCCATCCTCGATGCGCTGAACAGTGCACTGGCCGGAGACACCTCCGTCTCCCTCAAGGGGAAAGAGATCCCCGAGTCCCTCTCCGAACTCGGGACGGCCGTCGAAGCGGCGATCGCACACATACACGATAGCGAGATCGAGAACGAGAAGATCCAGAAGGAGCGCCAGGCCGAGATCGCAAAGGTCCGGAAGGAGAGCGACGCCGAGATCGAGAAAGCCCGGAAGGAGCACGAAGCGGCGGTCGCACGTCTCCACACGGTCGAGGAAGAGACCGGAAAGGTCCAGAAGGAACGCGACGAGGAGATCGAGGAGGCCCGGAAGGAGCATGAGGCAGAGATCAAAAAGGTGAGAGAGGAGCATGAAACAGCGGTCGCACGCCTCCACGAGGTCGAGGGAGAGATTGAGAAGGTCAGGAACGAGCACGAGACAGAGATAGAGACCGTCAGAAAAGAACGTGCCGAGATCCTCGACGGCAAAAACGCCCTTGAGGCCGGCATGAAGGTCATCTTCGGCGAGAACCCGATGCCGATGGTCCTCGTCGACCGCGACCTCAAGGCCCTCGACCTCAATGACGCCTACTGCACCCTGATGGGCGACACCCGCGACCACCTCCTCAGGGGGACAGGGAGAAAAATCGCGATCAAGCACCTCTCCGGCGAGGATAACGACACCGTCTTCTACCGTGGAAAAAAGACCCGCTCCCTGCTCGAAGTCACGGTCGGCGAGGCGAAGAAGATCGTTGAGGAGTACGGCATTCCCATCGCCGGGAGAACAGGACGGACTGAGAAGGCCCTCTTCGTCTTCTACGACATGACCGAGACGAAAAACGCCGAGGCAAACCTGAAGGAGGAGATGGCGAAGATCAAGGACCTCCAGATCCGTTCCCAGACCATCGTTGACGAGAACCCCATGCCCATCCTTCTCCTCAACCCGAAATTTGACGTTGTCGCTGCAAACGAGGCATATGCCTCGATGGCAGGGATCAGGAAGGACACCCTGATCGGCATGAGCGCCCGCTCGTTCCGGGTCCTCGACCAGAAAGGGGAGGGCCTGAAAGGGGCAATTCAAAAGAAGAAGAGGTGTTATGGCGAAGTTACCGTCGAGCTCCCATCCGGCGTGCACATCCTCGAACAGTACGGGATCCCGATCTATGGCGGCACCGGCAACCTGACCGACCTGATCGTCGTCTACAACGACATCACCGAGCGCCGGAAAGAGGAGGAGACGATCAAGGCGCTGATGACCGAAGCCGAAGAGAGGGCTGAACAGTTCGAGAAGAGCGCCAGGGACCTCGGCGAGGTCATGGCCCAGGTCGCGCAGGGCGACATCTCGCAGGAAGCCGCGATCGGCGACGGCGACCTCCTCGCCAGAGTGAAAGAGGACTACAACAGTTCTCTCGCTAAGTTCAGGGAGATCCTCGGCGACGTCAACAGCGCCGTCGCCGTCGTGGCTTCGACCTCCAGGGACACGAGCCGTGGGGCCGCCGACATCGGGAAGGCCACCGAACAGGTCGCCCTCGCCACCCAGCAGTCCTCGGAATCGACACGGTCGCTCCTCCAGGAGATCGAAGAGATCAGGCAGCAGGTCACCGACCTTTCGGCCTCCATCGAGGAGATTGCCGGGACAACGCAGGAAGTGATGAACCAGGCCGTTGCTTCCTCAGAGGCAGGCCGCGAAGGTGCGGAGATCGGAAAAGTCGCGTGCAAGAAGATGGAGGTTGCCAGTACCATCTCTGAGCAGAGCGTCAGCGAGATCAACGACCTCAACACCAAGATGCACGAGATTACAAAGATCATCAAGTTGATCAACGAGATCTCCAACCAGACCAACCTCCTCGCCCTCAACGCCGCCATCGAGGCCGCCAGAGCAGGCGAACATGGGAGAGGATTCTCTGTGGTCGCGGGCGAGATCCGGAACCTTGCCGGGGACTCGAAGCATGCAAGCGAGCATATCGAAGACCTGATCGCCTCGATCCAGAAAGACAGCGAGAAGACCGCGGCGTCCATGCGCTCTTCACATAAGGAGATCCAGGACGGCATCGAGAGCGTCAACGCGGCGATCGCGGCCCTGGCAAAGATCGGTGCCGAGATCGATGCCGCCGCGCGGACGGTCACCGAGATCACCAGGGCCACCGACGCCCAGGCACAGGCGACAAACACCGTCATGGAGATGATCGTCAGGGCCTCGGAAAACACCAAAGAAAACCTTAGCCGGGTGGAAGACATGGCCGCCCTTGCAGAGGAGGTCAGCGCCTCCACGCAGGAGGTCGGGAGCGCCGCCCAGGCACTCACCGGCCTCTCCTCGGACCTGAAGAAGAAAATGGACCACTTTACGATCAACTAA
- a CDS encoding ParA family protein: MRILIRGERISRIAFAHHKGGTGKTTSCLNIAGYLQASGRRVLVVDCDPQANATSGLGIVPGSTEKTVYDLFMRRFDGYPDVSTGEAVVQTASGIDLLPSSLDLVGAEPYLYTIDDRASVLKGALDEIAGLYDMVLIDTPPSMGQLVINGLVAADHAIVTLDPGVFSLGGVSTMKTIFQDIQTCAGGTVRPEIAIIGPGSRESAARKGFFSSFFHRLFPSGEPDGIEAEVAKTFLRVEKVPYSPEIPMAQKEGVPISHYAPACPAGRVYRNIAAFVEGWN, encoded by the coding sequence TTGAGAATTCTCATAAGAGGTGAAAGGATCTCGCGCATCGCATTTGCCCATCATAAGGGAGGCACCGGCAAGACGACGTCATGCCTCAATATTGCCGGGTATCTCCAGGCATCGGGCCGCAGGGTGCTTGTCGTCGACTGCGACCCGCAGGCGAATGCAACCTCGGGCCTCGGCATCGTCCCGGGCTCGACCGAAAAAACAGTCTACGACCTCTTCATGAGGCGGTTCGACGGCTATCCCGACGTCTCGACCGGGGAGGCCGTCGTCCAGACCGCATCGGGCATCGACCTCCTCCCCTCGTCCCTCGACCTCGTCGGCGCGGAACCCTACCTCTATACCATCGACGACCGGGCGTCTGTCCTGAAAGGCGCACTCGACGAGATCGCAGGTCTGTACGATATGGTCCTCATCGACACCCCGCCGAGCATGGGCCAGCTCGTCATCAACGGCCTTGTCGCGGCCGACCATGCGATCGTCACGCTGGACCCGGGAGTCTTCTCTCTCGGGGGTGTCAGCACCATGAAGACGATCTTCCAGGACATCCAGACCTGTGCAGGCGGGACGGTCCGTCCGGAGATCGCGATCATCGGCCCGGGAAGCAGAGAGTCTGCCGCACGGAAAGGATTTTTTTCTTCGTTCTTTCACCGCCTGTTCCCTTCCGGCGAACCTGACGGGATCGAGGCCGAGGTCGCAAAGACCTTCCTGCGGGTGGAGAAAGTGCCGTACTCTCCCGAAATCCCGATGGCCCAGAAAGAAGGTGTCCCCATCTCCCACTACGCTCCTGCCTGCCCCGCGGGGCGCGTGTACCGGAATATTGCGGCCTTTGTCGAAGGCTGGAACTGA
- a CDS encoding bifunctional RecB family nuclease/DEAD/DEAH box helicase produces the protein MAPFNLSPSLIARYFFHDCPRFLRYSATPPARRRAEGIPDAVEDTSVTSRVLTTKGFAWEDEVVGRRMPGRVLVADGGTVIHERRFSAEESRRVLAAVRPGTGVYQSTLVVPAGFSERYGLDPSVCTFNECRPDLLWCVEGEDRPLLRVIDLKATDQVKTSHRIQVALYSLILESVLAEHAIERAADGTAAGIWLQDAEAPEMIDIEMDGGVLATFLSRDLGPILTTPHADLPWHLRPACESCPFFASCRREAEEKKSVSLLPGLTPAGRRFLRERAGVETLDDLDRFLAGPDADDVVRTCGSLRGRGERLRAGIGALRDGKVVPLGGTSSSLPRPEGVGLLLTLAREPAGKRAYAAGFRRFKGTAVYGTPYREWTAVARTEDDCTAIVQEFVRALAAELEEVERFNAGKPFRDQKSLQTYVLDDAERRLFLEVLKECADDDPDAARLLAYYGGEGEAARVRYPAVVLSRVLAECLALPVPVACRLPDALAALLGPDHPASFRPSPLFWPETGNLMKSDVVYMAWYEGKAEALSWIEGEVRRRLRAEGDLLDAVRDRTTPHRWAEHFAFPAPTPFRHRELADLAAVIREETALDAAEARRVRSLPLKEAGGLGLCIRIECRGGSGWNVLSSLDAATLPDTGGMPNYLLVPDTAEGIEAARAFDDMPYLATTSPPGGEIRFAGIVETEEKRGRVTGLTLAIRSARDQGTFSAGDRALLFPRATDFISSAVLSELEDYDASDGNDLLALIRDPDRFAVPMPPLCTPDPAALAGLTPSQRAAFAHIMENRLTLVWGPPGTGKTHFLAETIVTAARARTRPLRIAVSALTHAAIENLLFAVQNAVAGDITLRLSVNKLEKTTSPKGRGLLALTRDVLTAMTRVPDGFVLGGTAKSFQKHRDLLPAFDLLIIDEASQMTFGELALLLPLIRDGGRLVLAGDDCQLPPIVKAAGDDRETSEYQDSVFAWLRRRDIDRKKPYTSQLLENWRMNSTLSRFPAETLYGPGYTPATAEVAARQIRRAPSDDDPFVTWVLDPAHPLVVVVLEEVRATVENTAEAALVADLTAALRSSLLPAGSGETYPDTKAGDAAFWSRGVFVVSPHHAQIAAIKKALAERRAWTSEPFVDTVDKMQGQQCEAVVVSYGVSDPETALAEAAFIYSRNRLNVSVTRAEAKCVVFLPRPLLEPSFDLFQDPATAEGLDYMLKLVAFCRRDGETRVFSLPGCGKVSVFRV, from the coding sequence ATGGCCCCCTTCAACCTGAGTCCCTCCCTCATCGCCCGGTATTTCTTCCACGACTGCCCGCGGTTCCTGCGGTACAGCGCGACGCCGCCGGCACGGAGGCGGGCCGAGGGCATCCCCGACGCCGTCGAGGACACGAGCGTCACCTCCCGCGTCCTCACCACGAAGGGCTTTGCCTGGGAGGACGAGGTCGTCGGGAGGAGGATGCCGGGCCGGGTGCTCGTCGCCGACGGGGGGACGGTCATCCACGAGCGCCGCTTCTCCGCGGAGGAGAGCAGGAGGGTCCTCGCCGCGGTGAGGCCGGGGACAGGGGTCTACCAGTCCACCCTGGTCGTGCCGGCGGGGTTCTCCGAGAGGTACGGCCTCGACCCGTCGGTCTGCACCTTCAACGAGTGCCGCCCCGACCTCCTCTGGTGCGTGGAGGGGGAGGACCGCCCCCTCCTCAGGGTCATCGACCTGAAGGCGACCGACCAGGTGAAGACCTCCCACCGCATTCAGGTCGCCCTGTACAGCCTCATCCTGGAGAGCGTCCTCGCGGAGCACGCCATCGAGAGGGCGGCCGACGGGACGGCGGCAGGCATCTGGCTCCAGGACGCGGAGGCGCCCGAGATGATCGATATCGAGATGGACGGCGGCGTCCTCGCCACCTTCCTCTCCCGCGACCTCGGGCCCATCCTCACAACCCCCCACGCCGACCTCCCCTGGCACCTGAGGCCGGCGTGCGAGAGCTGCCCCTTCTTCGCCTCCTGCCGGAGGGAGGCGGAGGAGAAAAAGTCAGTCTCCCTCCTCCCCGGCCTGACGCCCGCGGGGCGCCGCTTCCTCCGCGAGAGGGCGGGGGTCGAGACCCTCGACGACCTCGACCGCTTCCTCGCCGGACCCGACGCCGACGACGTGGTCCGGACCTGCGGGTCCCTGCGGGGAAGAGGCGAGCGCCTCCGGGCAGGGATCGGCGCCCTCAGGGACGGGAAGGTCGTCCCCCTCGGCGGCACATCCTCCTCCCTGCCGCGGCCCGAGGGCGTCGGCCTCCTTCTCACCCTCGCCCGCGAACCTGCCGGGAAGAGGGCCTATGCCGCCGGGTTCAGGCGCTTCAAGGGGACGGCGGTGTACGGGACGCCGTACCGGGAGTGGACCGCCGTCGCCCGCACCGAAGACGACTGCACGGCGATCGTGCAGGAGTTCGTCCGCGCCCTCGCCGCAGAACTGGAGGAGGTCGAGCGGTTCAACGCGGGAAAACCCTTCCGCGACCAGAAGTCCCTCCAGACCTATGTCCTGGACGACGCCGAACGCCGCCTCTTCCTGGAAGTCCTGAAGGAGTGTGCAGACGACGACCCCGACGCCGCCCGCCTCCTCGCCTACTATGGCGGCGAGGGCGAGGCGGCCCGCGTCAGGTACCCGGCCGTCGTCCTCTCCCGCGTCCTCGCCGAGTGCCTGGCCCTCCCTGTCCCGGTCGCCTGCCGCCTCCCCGACGCCCTTGCCGCCCTCCTCGGCCCCGACCACCCGGCCTCCTTCAGGCCCTCCCCCCTCTTCTGGCCTGAGACAGGGAACCTCATGAAGAGCGACGTCGTCTACATGGCGTGGTACGAGGGGAAGGCCGAGGCCCTCTCCTGGATCGAGGGCGAGGTCCGCCGCCGCCTGCGGGCCGAAGGCGACCTCCTCGACGCGGTGCGGGACCGCACCACCCCCCACCGCTGGGCCGAGCACTTCGCTTTCCCGGCCCCTACCCCCTTCAGGCACCGGGAACTCGCCGACCTCGCCGCCGTCATCAGGGAGGAGACGGCCCTCGACGCCGCCGAGGCGCGGCGCGTCCGCTCTCTCCCCCTGAAAGAGGCGGGGGGCCTCGGCCTCTGCATCAGGATAGAGTGCCGCGGCGGGAGCGGGTGGAACGTCCTCTCCTCCCTCGACGCCGCCACTCTTCCCGACACAGGCGGCATGCCAAACTACCTCCTCGTCCCGGACACCGCGGAAGGGATCGAGGCGGCGCGGGCCTTCGACGACATGCCCTACCTCGCCACCACCTCACCGCCGGGCGGCGAGATCCGCTTTGCCGGGATCGTCGAGACAGAGGAGAAGAGGGGCAGGGTGACCGGCCTCACCCTCGCCATCAGGTCGGCACGCGACCAGGGGACATTCTCGGCAGGCGACCGCGCCCTTCTCTTCCCGCGGGCGACAGACTTCATATCGTCGGCCGTCCTCTCCGAACTCGAAGACTACGACGCCTCGGACGGCAACGACCTCCTCGCCCTCATCAGGGACCCCGACCGCTTCGCCGTCCCCATGCCGCCCCTCTGCACCCCCGACCCCGCGGCCCTCGCCGGCCTCACCCCGAGCCAGAGGGCGGCCTTCGCGCATATCATGGAGAACCGGCTGACCCTGGTCTGGGGGCCGCCGGGCACCGGGAAGACCCATTTCCTGGCCGAGACGATCGTGACCGCCGCACGGGCACGCACCCGCCCCCTCCGCATCGCGGTGAGCGCCCTCACCCACGCGGCGATCGAGAACCTCCTCTTCGCGGTCCAGAACGCCGTCGCCGGGGACATCACCCTGCGACTCTCGGTGAACAAACTCGAAAAGACGACGAGCCCGAAGGGGCGCGGCCTCCTCGCGCTCACCCGCGACGTCCTCACCGCCATGACCCGCGTCCCCGACGGTTTCGTCCTCGGCGGCACCGCGAAGAGTTTCCAGAAACACCGCGACCTCCTCCCCGCGTTCGACCTCCTGATCATCGACGAGGCCTCGCAGATGACATTCGGCGAACTCGCCCTCCTCCTCCCCCTCATCAGGGACGGGGGGAGACTCGTGCTCGCGGGCGACGACTGCCAGTTGCCGCCCATCGTGAAGGCAGCGGGAGACGACCGCGAGACGTCGGAGTACCAGGACTCGGTCTTTGCGTGGTTGAGGCGGCGGGACATCGATCGGAAAAAACCGTACACCTCCCAGCTCCTCGAAAACTGGCGCATGAACAGCACCCTCTCCCGCTTCCCCGCGGAGACCCTCTACGGCCCCGGCTACACGCCGGCGACGGCCGAGGTCGCGGCCAGGCAGATCAGGCGTGCGCCCTCCGACGACGACCCCTTTGTCACCTGGGTGCTCGACCCGGCCCACCCCCTTGTCGTCGTCGTGCTCGAAGAGGTGCGGGCCACCGTGGAGAACACTGCCGAGGCGGCACTGGTGGCAGACCTGACCGCCGCCCTGCGGTCGTCCCTCCTCCCGGCAGGATCCGGGGAGACCTACCCCGACACGAAGGCCGGCGACGCCGCCTTCTGGAGCAGGGGCGTCTTCGTCGTCAGCCCGCACCACGCCCAGATCGCGGCGATCAAAAAAGCCCTTGCGGAGAGGCGGGCCTGGACGTCGGAACCCTTCGTGGACACCGTGGACAAGATGCAGGGGCAGCAGTGCGAGGCGGTGGTCGTATCGTACGGGGTGAGCGACCCCGAGACCGCCCTCGCCGAGGCCGCGTTCATCTACAGCAGGAACCGCCTCAACGTATCGGTCACGCGGGCAGAGGCGAAGTGCGTCGTCTTCCTCCCGCGCCCTCTCCTCGAACCGTCCTTCGACCTCTTCCAGGACCCGGCGACCGCCGAAGGGCTGGACTACATGCTGAAACTGGTCGCGTTCTGCCGGAGAGATGGGGAGACGAGAGTATTCTCCCTTCCAGGCTGCGGGAAGGTGTCGGTGTTCAGGGTATGA
- a CDS encoding YeeE/YedE thiosulfate transporter family protein, whose product MVGDAMVDYLTAVQWSPYLAGAGVGVMAVLSFLLANRPLGCSTAFAKTSGMVEKAVRGEAVKEHPYYRKFVPAVDGTWMVVPGVVIGAFVAATLSGSFTLSWVPPLWAATFGECVLFRLVFALIGGFLLGFGSRWAGGCTSGHGISGSIQLSVNSMLAAAFFFIGGIAVAMVIYGVG is encoded by the coding sequence ATGGTCGGGGATGCTATGGTCGACTATCTTACGGCAGTCCAGTGGTCCCCGTACCTCGCGGGGGCCGGCGTGGGCGTGATGGCCGTGCTCTCGTTTCTCCTGGCGAACAGGCCTCTCGGGTGTTCGACGGCCTTTGCCAAGACGAGCGGCATGGTGGAGAAAGCGGTGCGGGGCGAGGCGGTGAAGGAGCACCCGTACTACAGGAAGTTCGTCCCGGCCGTCGACGGCACCTGGATGGTCGTCCCCGGCGTCGTCATCGGGGCGTTCGTCGCGGCGACGCTCTCCGGGAGCTTCACCCTCTCCTGGGTGCCGCCCCTCTGGGCGGCGACCTTCGGCGAGTGTGTCCTCTTCCGCCTGGTCTTCGCCCTCATCGGCGGGTTCCTCCTGGGTTTCGGCTCACGCTGGGCCGGGGGATGCACGAGCGGCCACGGGATCAGCGGTTCGATCCAGCTCTCGGTGAACAGCATGCTCGCGGCGGCCTTCTTCTTCATCGGCGGTATCGCGGTGGCGATGGTCATCTACGGGGTCGGGTGA
- a CDS encoding YeeE/YedE thiosulfate transporter family protein, whose translation MLKDLHANTKAQLLIGLLIGIGFGFFLQKGGVTSYDVIMGQLLLRDFTVVKLMLSAVIVGMIGFYLLKGREMVRIHCKNVTLGTVGIGGLIFGAGFAVLGWCPGTVAGAVGAGALDALFGGMVGMVVGAGVFARLYPRLVGGILGRGEYEILTVPEYLHVNPWVVVVPFVLVMIGILWGLEVLGL comes from the coding sequence ATGCTCAAAGACCTGCACGCGAACACGAAGGCCCAGCTTCTGATCGGCCTTCTCATCGGTATCGGTTTCGGCTTTTTCCTCCAGAAGGGAGGTGTCACCAGTTATGACGTCATCATGGGCCAGCTCCTCCTCCGGGACTTCACGGTGGTGAAGCTGATGCTCTCCGCGGTGATCGTCGGGATGATCGGCTTCTACCTCCTCAAGGGGAGGGAGATGGTGCGTATCCACTGCAAGAACGTGACTCTCGGGACGGTGGGGATCGGCGGCCTCATCTTCGGCGCCGGTTTTGCCGTCCTCGGCTGGTGTCCGGGGACGGTCGCGGGTGCGGTCGGGGCGGGCGCTCTCGACGCCCTCTTCGGCGGCATGGTCGGGATGGTCGTCGGCGCCGGGGTCTTCGCCCGCCTGTACCCCCGCCTTGTCGGCGGGATACTGGGCCGCGGCGAGTACGAGATCCTGACGGTCCCGGAGTACCTCCATGTGAACCCCTGGGTGGTGGTCGTCCCCTTCGTGCTGGTGATGATCGGGATCCTCTGGGGGCTGGAGGTGCTCGGGCTGTGA
- a CDS encoding class I SAM-dependent methyltransferase, with translation MDISLICRLFETLPRQGPGNDESTARAFALIPDLPENPEVLDIGCGSGMQTLALARICPGARITAVDVHPPVLAALETRAREAGVADRIRTVQASMDDLPLEKNFFDLIWAEGSIFIIGFEKGLSYWKQFLKEGGYMAVSESAWFTADPSPEAEAFWAEVYPAIRTEEEYRAVIAAYGLDLVASFRLPEAAWLEEYYRPLETRLDEFAAEYADNPDAMDLVEMTRREIAVYREHSADYGYVFFVMRG, from the coding sequence ATGGACATTTCACTTATCTGTCGCCTCTTCGAGACCCTTCCCCGGCAGGGGCCGGGCAATGACGAGAGCACGGCCCGCGCCTTCGCTCTGATCCCGGACCTCCCCGAGAACCCGGAGGTCCTGGATATCGGCTGCGGGTCGGGGATGCAGACCCTCGCCCTTGCCAGGATCTGTCCGGGCGCGAGGATCACGGCCGTCGATGTCCACCCCCCCGTCCTCGCCGCCCTGGAGACGAGGGCGAGGGAGGCCGGCGTCGCCGACCGGATCAGGACGGTCCAGGCCTCGATGGACGACCTGCCCCTCGAGAAAAATTTTTTCGACCTCATCTGGGCCGAGGGCTCGATCTTCATCATCGGCTTTGAGAAGGGCCTCTCGTACTGGAAGCAGTTCCTGAAAGAGGGCGGATATATGGCCGTCTCCGAGTCGGCCTGGTTCACCGCCGACCCCTCGCCCGAGGCAGAGGCCTTCTGGGCGGAGGTCTACCCCGCGATCAGGACCGAAGAAGAGTACAGGGCGGTCATCGCCGCGTACGGCCTCGACCTCGTCGCCTCCTTCAGGCTCCCGGAAGCGGCCTGGCTGGAGGAGTACTACCGCCCCCTGGAGACGAGGCTCGATGAGTTCGCGGCCGAGTACGCCGACAACCCCGATGCGATGGACCTCGTCGAGATGACGCGGAGGGAGATCGCGGTGTACAGGGAGCACAGTGCGGATTATGGGTATGTCTTCTTCGTGATGCGGGGGTGA